One region of Streptomyces davaonensis JCM 4913 genomic DNA includes:
- a CDS encoding GNAT family N-acetyltransferase codes for MVCRMFRMETEVDKERRDLLRARLRETNTAASPVLSAMRGTPGERELPLHIWMMDAAGGLAGGLVGHTWAGWLHVQYLWVDERHRGAGLGSRLLAEAERSAREERGCAAARLETWDFQAPEFYKRQGYDVVCVIPDYPPGITEFTLTKRLS; via the coding sequence ATGGTGTGCCGCATGTTCCGAATGGAGACAGAAGTCGACAAAGAACGGCGCGATCTTCTTCGTGCCCGGCTGCGGGAGACCAACACCGCGGCCTCCCCGGTCCTCAGCGCGATGCGCGGAACCCCAGGTGAACGTGAACTTCCGCTCCACATCTGGATGATGGACGCCGCGGGCGGTCTCGCCGGCGGGCTGGTCGGTCACACCTGGGCGGGCTGGCTCCATGTGCAGTACCTCTGGGTCGACGAACGCCACCGCGGGGCGGGGCTCGGCTCGCGACTGCTCGCCGAGGCGGAGCGGTCGGCCCGCGAGGAACGGGGCTGTGCCGCCGCACGCCTGGAGACCTGGGACTTCCAGGCGCCGGAGTTCTACAAGCGGCAGGGGTACGACGTGGTGTGCGTGATCCCCGACTATCCGCCGGGGATCACGGAGTTCACGCTGACCAAGCGGCTCAGCTGA
- a CDS encoding LuxR C-terminal-related transcriptional regulator produces the protein MVRIRVLVVDDHRIFAESLAAALAAEPDVDVSAAGSGPAALRSLERAAAEGRRYDVLLVDADLGGGVPGIRPAPPVQEVGEDGLVDGISLVAGVRSAQPGVRIVVLAEKDDPRRAALALQAGASGWVAKDCSLSRLLTVIRGVLREETHLPPALLTGVLRELTAARKHRTESERLVESLTPREREVLRCMVAGLGRKAVAERLYLSPHTVRTHMQNVLGKLGVHSTLAAVALARRAGVGPVDLAGDVVERGGQLA, from the coding sequence GTGGTTCGTATCCGAGTCCTGGTCGTCGACGACCACCGTATCTTCGCCGAGTCGCTCGCTGCCGCGCTGGCCGCCGAGCCCGACGTCGACGTCTCCGCCGCGGGCAGCGGTCCGGCCGCCCTGCGGAGCCTGGAGCGCGCGGCCGCCGAGGGGCGCCGCTACGACGTCCTGCTCGTCGACGCCGACCTGGGCGGCGGGGTGCCGGGCATACGGCCCGCGCCGCCGGTGCAGGAGGTGGGGGAGGACGGCCTGGTCGACGGCATCTCCCTGGTCGCCGGGGTGCGTTCGGCGCAGCCCGGGGTGCGGATCGTGGTGCTCGCCGAGAAGGACGACCCGCGGCGGGCGGCGCTGGCGCTCCAGGCCGGGGCGTCGGGCTGGGTCGCCAAGGACTGCTCACTGTCCCGGCTGCTCACCGTCATCCGCGGGGTGCTGCGCGAGGAGACGCACCTCCCGCCCGCCCTCCTCACCGGCGTACTGCGCGAGTTGACCGCCGCGCGCAAGCACCGCACCGAGAGCGAACGGCTGGTGGAGTCGCTGACCCCGCGCGAACGCGAGGTCCTGCGCTGCATGGTGGCGGGCCTGGGCCGCAAGGCGGTGGCCGAGCGCCTGTACCTCTCCCCGCACACGGTCCGCACCCACATGCAGAACGTCCTGGGCAAGTTGGGCGTCCACAGCACGCTGGCGGCGGTGGCGCTGGCGCGGAGGGCGGGGGTGGGTCCGGTGGATCTGGCGGGGGATGTAGTGGAACGGGGCGGTCAACTGGCCTGA
- the galT gene encoding galactose-1-phosphate uridylyltransferase, whose amino-acid sequence MKKTSTRLADGRELIYYDLRDDRVRDAVDRRPLERTVTTSEVRRDPLLGDSVAIASHRQGRTYHPPADECPLCPSEGDRLSEIPDSSYDVVVFENRFPSLAGDSGRCEVVCFTSDHNASFADLTEEQARLVLDAWTDRTSELSHLPAVEQVFCFENRGAEIGVTLGHPHGQIYAYPFTTPRTALMLRQLAQHKEATGGENLFDAVLERELADERVVLTSEHWVAFVPYAAHWPYEVHLYPRRRVPDLLGLDEDARSEFPQVYLELLKRFDRIFGTQESPTPYIAAWHQAPFGALEEFDGVVRDDFALHLELFTIRRTSGKLKFLAGSESGMSVFINDVPPERAAERLREVASS is encoded by the coding sequence GTGAAGAAGACCTCGACCCGGCTGGCCGACGGTCGCGAGCTGATCTACTACGACCTGCGCGACGACCGCGTACGCGACGCGGTGGACCGGCGTCCGCTGGAGCGCACCGTCACCACCTCCGAGGTCCGGCGGGATCCGCTGCTCGGCGACTCCGTCGCGATCGCCTCGCACCGACAGGGCCGCACCTACCACCCCCCGGCCGACGAGTGCCCCCTGTGCCCCTCCGAGGGCGACCGGCTGAGCGAGATCCCGGACTCCTCGTACGACGTCGTGGTCTTCGAGAACCGCTTCCCCTCGCTGGCCGGTGACTCCGGCCGCTGCGAGGTCGTCTGCTTCACCTCCGACCACAACGCGTCCTTCGCCGATCTCACCGAGGAGCAGGCGCGGCTGGTGCTGGACGCGTGGACGGACCGCACCTCGGAGCTGTCCCATCTGCCCGCCGTGGAGCAGGTGTTCTGCTTCGAGAACCGCGGCGCCGAGATCGGCGTCACCCTCGGACATCCGCACGGGCAGATCTACGCGTACCCCTTCACCACCCCGCGTACCGCGCTGATGCTGCGACAGCTCGCCCAGCACAAGGAGGCGACCGGCGGGGAGAACCTCTTCGACGCCGTCCTGGAGCGTGAACTCGCCGACGAGCGGGTCGTCCTCACGAGTGAACACTGGGTCGCCTTCGTGCCCTACGCCGCGCACTGGCCCTACGAGGTCCACCTGTACCCGCGCCGCCGGGTGCCGGATCTGCTGGGGCTCGACGAAGACGCGCGCTCAGAGTTTCCCCAGGTTTATCTGGAACTCTTGAAGCGCTTCGACCGGATCTTCGGCACGCAGGAGTCTCCGACGCCTTACATCGCCGCCTGGCACCAGGCGCCGTTCGGGGCGCTGGAGGAGTTCGACGGTGTGGTCCGCGACGACTTCGCGCTCCACCTCGAGCTTTTCACCATCCGCCGCACCTCCGGCAAGCTGAAGTTTCTCGCGGGTTCCGAGTCCGGCATGAGCGTGTTCATCAACGACGTGCCGCCGGAGCGCGCGGCCGAGCGACTGCGAGAGGTAGCGAGTTCATGA
- a CDS encoding sodium:solute symporter family protein: MQSSTNAAYLAAELRLPTNWLDYLILGIYFVVVLGIGFAARRSVKTSLDFFLSGRSLPAWITGLAFISANLAATEILGMAANSAQYGVYTVHWYWIGAIPAMVFLGLVMMPFYYGSKVRSVPEMLLLRFDKWAHLLSSALFAFAAILISGVNLYALAIVVEALLGWPQWVAIVVAGAFVLAYITLGGLSSAIYNEVLQFFVILAALIPLVVLGMKKVGGWDGLTDALTKTHGSDFTTAWGGTGIGSDNPLGANWLTIVLGLGFVLSFGYWTTNFAEVQRALSAKNLSAAQRTPLIAAYPKIFIVFLVMLPGLTAAALVPGFGTEESGYQYNDAIPYLMEQLLPNGVLGIAVTGLLAAFMAGMAANVSSFNTVFTNDIWARYVVKDREDTYYVRFGRLITVIGVCASVGTAFLASSFSNIMSYLQTLFSFFNVPMFVVFIVGMFWKRASVVSGFWGLLAGTVAAMLNYFWIYKQGIIDIPTDQGANFVSAIVGFVAGAVVMFAVSMFTAPKPAEELQGLVYGTRSPGMAEAPAEGDDAWYRRPALLGWGAIILAAACYIPFSF, encoded by the coding sequence ATGCAAAGCAGCACAAACGCCGCATACCTCGCCGCTGAGCTACGGCTCCCCACGAACTGGCTCGACTACCTGATCCTCGGCATCTACTTCGTCGTCGTCCTGGGCATCGGCTTCGCCGCCCGCCGCTCGGTGAAGACGAGCCTCGACTTCTTCCTCTCCGGACGCTCGCTGCCGGCCTGGATCACCGGCCTCGCGTTCATCTCCGCCAACCTGGCCGCCACCGAGATCCTGGGCATGGCCGCCAACAGCGCGCAGTACGGCGTCTACACCGTGCACTGGTACTGGATCGGTGCCATCCCGGCGATGGTCTTCCTGGGCCTGGTGATGATGCCCTTCTACTACGGGTCGAAGGTGCGCTCGGTCCCCGAGATGCTGCTGCTGCGCTTCGACAAATGGGCGCATCTGCTGAGCTCCGCGCTGTTCGCCTTCGCGGCGATCCTGATCTCCGGGGTCAACCTGTACGCGCTCGCGATCGTGGTCGAGGCGTTGCTGGGCTGGCCGCAGTGGGTGGCGATCGTGGTGGCCGGCGCCTTCGTGCTGGCGTACATCACGCTCGGCGGTCTGTCCTCGGCGATCTACAACGAGGTCCTCCAGTTCTTCGTGATCCTGGCGGCCCTGATCCCGCTGGTGGTGCTGGGCATGAAGAAGGTGGGAGGCTGGGACGGTCTGACCGATGCGCTGACGAAGACCCACGGCTCCGACTTCACCACCGCCTGGGGCGGCACGGGCATCGGCAGCGACAACCCGCTGGGGGCGAACTGGCTGACGATCGTCCTGGGCCTGGGCTTCGTGCTGTCCTTCGGCTACTGGACGACGAACTTCGCGGAGGTGCAACGCGCCCTGTCGGCGAAGAACTTGTCAGCAGCCCAGCGCACCCCGCTGATCGCCGCGTACCCGAAGATCTTCATCGTCTTCCTGGTGATGCTCCCGGGCCTGACGGCGGCGGCGCTGGTCCCCGGCTTCGGCACGGAGGAGTCGGGCTACCAGTACAACGACGCCATCCCGTACCTGATGGAGCAGTTGCTGCCCAACGGCGTCCTGGGCATCGCGGTGACCGGCCTGCTGGCCGCGTTCATGGCGGGCATGGCGGCGAACGTGTCGTCCTTCAACACGGTGTTCACGAACGACATCTGGGCGCGGTACGTGGTGAAGGACCGAGAGGACACGTATTACGTCCGGTTCGGCCGCCTGATCACGGTGATCGGAGTCTGCGCGTCGGTGGGAACGGCGTTCCTGGCGTCCTCCTTCTCCAACATCATGAGCTACCTCCAGACCCTGTTCTCCTTCTTCAACGTGCCGATGTTCGTCGTCTTCATCGTCGGCATGTTCTGGAAGCGGGCGTCGGTGGTGTCCGGCTTCTGGGGCCTGCTCGCGGGCACGGTCGCGGCGATGCTCAACTACTTCTGGATCTACAAGCAGGGCATCATCGACATCCCCACCGACCAGGGCGCCAACTTCGTATCGGCGATCGTCGGCTTCGTGGCGGGAGCCGTGGTGATGTTCGCGGTCTCGATGTTCACCGCCCCCAAGCCCGCCGAGGAACTCCAGGGCCTGGTCTACGGCACCCGCTCCCCCGGCATGGCCGAGGCACCGGCCGAGGGCGACGACGCCTGGTACCGCAGGCCGGCGCTGCTGGGCTGGGGAGCGATCATCCTGGCGGCGGCCTGCTACATCCCGTTCTCGTTCTGA
- the galE gene encoding UDP-glucose 4-epimerase GalE: protein MKYLVTGGAGYVGSVVAQHLLEAGHEVTVLDNLSTGFRAGVPAGAVFVEGDIRDAAKWLDASYDAVLHFAASSQVGESVVKPEKYWENNVGGTMALIGAMREAGVRRLVFSSTAATYGEPEQIPIVETAQTRPTNPYGATKLAVDHMITGEAAAHGLAAVSLRYFNVAGAYGEFGERHDPESHLIPLVLQVAQGRRDAISVFGDDYPTPDGTCVRDYIHVADLAEAHLLAVKAAQPGEHLICNLGNGTGFSVREVIETVRAVTGHPVPEVVAPRRGGDPAVLVASAATAREKLGWNPSRADLTGIVADAWEFAQKITKEQ from the coding sequence ATGAAGTACCTGGTGACGGGCGGGGCGGGATACGTCGGCAGTGTGGTCGCCCAGCATCTGCTGGAGGCGGGGCACGAGGTCACCGTGCTCGACAACCTCTCCACCGGCTTCCGCGCGGGCGTCCCCGCGGGCGCCGTCTTCGTCGAGGGCGACATCCGCGACGCGGCCAAGTGGCTGGACGCCTCCTACGACGCCGTGCTGCACTTCGCCGCCTCCTCCCAGGTCGGCGAGTCGGTGGTGAAGCCCGAGAAGTACTGGGAGAACAACGTCGGCGGCACCATGGCCCTCATCGGCGCCATGCGCGAGGCCGGGGTCCGCAGGCTGGTCTTCTCCTCCACGGCCGCCACCTACGGCGAGCCCGAGCAGATCCCGATCGTCGAGACCGCGCAGACCCGGCCCACCAACCCCTACGGCGCCACCAAGCTGGCCGTGGACCACATGATCACCGGCGAGGCGGCCGCCCACGGCCTGGCGGCGGTGTCGCTGCGTTACTTCAACGTCGCCGGTGCCTACGGCGAGTTCGGCGAGCGCCACGACCCCGAGTCGCACCTCATCCCGCTGGTCCTCCAGGTCGCGCAGGGCCGCCGGGACGCCATCTCGGTCTTCGGCGACGACTACCCGACGCCGGACGGCACCTGCGTGCGCGACTACATCCACGTCGCCGACCTGGCCGAGGCCCACCTGCTCGCCGTGAAGGCCGCACAGCCCGGCGAGCATCTGATCTGCAACCTCGGCAACGGCACGGGCTTCTCCGTGCGCGAGGTCATCGAGACGGTCCGCGCGGTGACCGGGCACCCGGTCCCCGAGGTCGTGGCCCCCCGCCGGGGCGGCGATCCGGCGGTCCTGGTGGCGTCCGCCGCCACGGCCCGCGAGAAGCTGGGCTGGAACCCGTCGCGCGCCGACCTCACGGGAATCGTCGCGGACGCCTGGGAGTTCGCGCAGAAGATCACAAAGGAGCAGTAG
- a CDS encoding helix-turn-helix transcriptional regulator, translating to MGVRLMVVDDHRLLAEALASALKLRGHRVLAAAAPAAGAAELVITRAPEVCLLGTATPAEPGMFDPVVKIKRERPQVAVLVLGPVPSPRGIAAAFAAGASGYVRHDERIEGVERAIMKARAGEAAVAPQLLQGAFSELLNPAAQPDDEGQRLLQMLTPREVEVLVRVADGEDTRLIAAGMGIAPSTARTHVQRVLMKLGVGSRLEAAALAARTGLLDRAGPLEPRDPES from the coding sequence ATGGGAGTTCGGCTCATGGTGGTCGACGACCACCGATTGCTCGCCGAGGCACTGGCCTCGGCACTGAAGCTGAGGGGGCACCGGGTGCTGGCAGCGGCGGCACCGGCCGCGGGGGCGGCGGAGCTGGTGATCACACGCGCACCGGAGGTGTGCTTGCTGGGGACGGCCACCCCGGCCGAACCGGGGATGTTCGACCCGGTGGTGAAGATCAAACGGGAACGCCCGCAGGTGGCGGTACTGGTCCTTGGGCCGGTCCCCAGCCCGCGCGGCATCGCCGCGGCGTTCGCGGCGGGGGCATCGGGCTACGTCCGTCACGACGAACGCATCGAGGGCGTGGAACGAGCCATCATGAAGGCAAGGGCGGGCGAGGCGGCGGTAGCCCCCCAACTCCTCCAGGGAGCCTTCAGCGAGCTCCTCAACCCGGCAGCCCAACCGGACGACGAGGGCCAGCGCCTGCTCCAGATGCTGACGCCCCGTGAGGTGGAGGTCCTGGTCCGCGTCGCGGACGGCGAAGACACCCGCCTCATCGCCGCAGGCATGGGCATCGCCCCCTCCACAGCCCGAACCCACGTCCAACGGGTCCTGATGAAGCTGGGCGTCGGCTCCCGCCTGGAGGCAGCGGCCCTGGCCGCCCGAACGGGCCTGCTGGACCGGGCGGGGCCCCTCGAACCCCGAGACCCGGAGTCCTGA
- a CDS encoding outer membrane protein assembly factor BamB family protein has protein sequence MTTPPPPPPNQPPQGGGFGPPQDEPQQPAQPPAQQPGFGAPQPPAPQGGFGAPQSPQTPPQGGFGAPQQPPSQPPTPPQGYGYPQTPPQGYGYPQAPQPQQGYGYPGQPGQPPTPPYGQQPGYGYPQPTMPMQPQAGGARKINSQLVIIVAAVAAIALIIGGGVWYASSSDEGGKDDTASSSGGTGGDKGGDSGGTGGGGTGGTQSGKATEKAPADPKSEVLFQVPAPEVKEDRTIPTVGSWVTDKVYAKSGVAEVVGYDLDKGTKLWTIELPGPVCQGSNHATEDNRTAITYQPKMPTKATPSYGCSQVAGIDLDTGKKLWTKTVESGTEPISFDNVTVSASTVAVGSTSGGAAFDIATGDQLWAPKPTDTCYDAGYAGGPKLVAVRKCGGYGERQLNIQTIDPKSGKVITEYKMTKGIEYASVVSTEPLVVAADVGDSAGDGSGISDFFSIDNKTGKLLTRISAPGEQYNASCDGITKVEECRSLAVGNGKLYLPTEKHEGTGEYSDTNEIVAFDLATGKQTGQRADAGDDYELVPLRMDGPNLIAYKRGPYDKGGQVVSIDGGSFKETKLMENPADEAVMDVERSMLPDYAEILYTQGRLFMSDVFASELGSTGEEEYLVIAFGAK, from the coding sequence ATGACCACGCCCCCTCCGCCGCCGCCCAACCAGCCCCCGCAGGGGGGCGGTTTCGGCCCGCCGCAGGACGAGCCGCAGCAGCCGGCCCAGCCCCCCGCCCAGCAGCCCGGCTTCGGCGCGCCCCAGCCCCCTGCCCCGCAGGGAGGTTTCGGCGCCCCGCAGTCGCCGCAGACCCCGCCGCAGGGCGGCTTCGGAGCCCCGCAGCAGCCGCCGTCCCAGCCCCCGACCCCACCGCAGGGTTACGGCTACCCGCAGACGCCCCCGCAGGGCTACGGCTACCCCCAGGCACCCCAGCCGCAGCAGGGCTACGGCTACCCGGGGCAGCCGGGCCAGCCCCCCACCCCGCCCTACGGCCAGCAGCCCGGCTACGGCTACCCGCAGCCGACGATGCCGATGCAGCCGCAGGCGGGCGGCGCTCGGAAGATCAACTCCCAGCTCGTCATCATCGTGGCCGCCGTCGCGGCCATCGCCCTGATCATCGGCGGCGGTGTCTGGTACGCCTCCTCCTCCGACGAGGGCGGCAAGGACGACACCGCGAGCTCCAGCGGCGGCACCGGCGGCGACAAGGGCGGCGACAGCGGGGGCACCGGCGGGGGCGGCACGGGCGGCACCCAGTCCGGCAAGGCGACCGAGAAGGCCCCCGCCGACCCCAAGTCCGAGGTGCTCTTCCAGGTCCCGGCGCCCGAGGTGAAGGAGGACCGGACCATCCCCACCGTCGGCTCCTGGGTGACGGACAAGGTGTACGCCAAGAGCGGCGTCGCCGAGGTCGTCGGCTACGACCTCGACAAGGGCACCAAGCTGTGGACGATCGAGCTCCCCGGCCCGGTCTGCCAGGGCAGCAACCACGCCACCGAGGACAACCGGACGGCGATCACCTACCAGCCGAAGATGCCCACCAAGGCCACGCCCTCCTACGGGTGCAGCCAGGTCGCGGGCATCGACCTCGACACCGGCAAGAAGCTGTGGACCAAGACGGTCGAGAGCGGCACCGAGCCGATCAGCTTCGACAACGTCACGGTCAGCGCGAGCACCGTCGCCGTCGGCAGCACCAGCGGTGGCGCCGCCTTCGACATCGCCACCGGCGACCAGCTGTGGGCGCCGAAGCCCACCGACACCTGCTACGACGCCGGTTACGCGGGCGGCCCCAAGCTGGTGGCGGTGCGCAAGTGCGGCGGGTACGGCGAGCGTCAGCTGAACATCCAGACCATCGACCCGAAGTCCGGGAAGGTGATCACGGAGTACAAGATGACCAAGGGCATCGAGTACGCCAGCGTGGTCTCCACCGAGCCGCTGGTCGTGGCCGCCGACGTCGGTGACTCCGCCGGTGACGGCAGCGGTATCTCGGACTTCTTCTCCATCGACAACAAGACCGGCAAGCTGCTCACCCGGATCTCCGCGCCGGGCGAGCAGTACAACGCCAGCTGCGACGGCATCACCAAGGTCGAGGAGTGCCGTTCGCTCGCCGTCGGCAACGGCAAGCTGTATCTGCCGACCGAGAAGCACGAGGGCACCGGCGAGTACAGCGACACCAACGAGATCGTCGCCTTCGACCTGGCCACCGGCAAGCAGACCGGCCAGCGGGCCGACGCCGGCGACGACTACGAGCTGGTCCCGCTGCGCATGGACGGCCCGAACCTGATCGCGTACAAGCGCGGCCCGTACGACAAGGGTGGCCAGGTCGTGTCCATCGACGGCGGCTCCTTCAAGGAGACGAAGCTGATGGAGAACCCGGCCGACGAGGCGGTGATGGACGTGGAGCGCAGCATGCTCCCCGACTACGCCGAGATCCTTTACACCCAGGGCCGGCTGTTCATGTCGGACGTCTTCGCCAGTGAGCTCGGCAGCACGGGCGAGGAGGAGTACTTGGTGATCGCGTTCGGCGCGAAGTAG
- a CDS encoding outer membrane protein assembly factor BamB family protein: protein MSQPPSQPPNGGFGAPQDPPPQGGFGAPQSPQQPPAQPPQTPPPPQGAPQPGYGYPQQPPTPAPGPYGQPQQPGPYAQPGPYGTPAPGPYGQPQQPGPYGQQPGYGYPQQPQYPGAPTPPPGGSRNPFKGKPALAIGAAVAALLVIGGTVFAVTSGDDGGGKKKKPVAQKTDDPKASEDPVNPGDGSGDGGEDPEDLNKGRKPGEAKVLWYKSAPDAPGSGADAPGLWITDKTAVKAAYKQVFAYNVGDGAPAWDAITFEQKICAVTPQKTSDDKVVVAYMSGSSDNAKCNQLQELDLNTGEKGWTAEVADGELFDSALQIEMSITGSTLMVGRSQSGTAYDVTSGKKIWDKKKYGDACFPAAFAGGEKLIAVSSCGAGGNNEHDELQELDPKTGKVKWTWKPDKGWRVGRVYSLNPVVVYSTNEDKDAWNISTLGSGGTISSQVDVDESFTPECGWAVLQRDLQGCQGVAADAGTLYLPTEATTGANEIVAISLANGKEKWRVKSPVEETMLPLKVEGGKLIAYVKPSWESGGQVVSIPTTGSGHTPVKLLQHPAGTADIEDSFYSGTYDWIDGRFYLSTTRLSGNDETKEKLMLAFGK from the coding sequence ATGAGCCAGCCGCCCAGCCAGCCGCCGAACGGAGGCTTCGGCGCGCCGCAGGACCCGCCGCCGCAGGGAGGCTTCGGCGCACCGCAGTCGCCGCAGCAGCCCCCGGCCCAGCCGCCCCAGACACCCCCGCCCCCGCAGGGCGCGCCGCAGCCCGGCTACGGCTACCCGCAGCAGCCGCCCACCCCGGCCCCCGGCCCCTACGGCCAGCCCCAGCAGCCGGGCCCGTACGCCCAGCCCGGCCCGTACGGCACCCCGGCTCCCGGCCCTTACGGACAGCCGCAGCAGCCCGGTCCGTACGGCCAGCAGCCCGGCTACGGCTACCCGCAGCAGCCGCAGTACCCGGGCGCGCCCACCCCGCCGCCCGGCGGTTCCCGCAACCCCTTCAAGGGCAAGCCCGCGCTCGCCATCGGTGCCGCGGTGGCGGCGCTGCTGGTCATCGGCGGCACCGTGTTCGCGGTCACGAGCGGTGACGACGGCGGCGGCAAGAAGAAGAAGCCGGTCGCGCAGAAGACCGACGACCCCAAGGCCTCCGAGGACCCGGTCAACCCGGGCGACGGCAGCGGCGACGGCGGCGAGGACCCCGAGGACCTCAACAAGGGCCGCAAGCCCGGTGAGGCGAAGGTGCTCTGGTACAAGTCGGCGCCCGACGCGCCCGGTTCCGGCGCCGACGCGCCCGGACTGTGGATCACCGACAAGACGGCGGTGAAGGCGGCGTACAAGCAGGTCTTCGCCTACAACGTCGGCGACGGCGCCCCGGCCTGGGACGCGATCACCTTCGAGCAGAAGATCTGCGCCGTCACCCCGCAGAAGACGTCGGACGACAAGGTCGTCGTGGCGTACATGAGCGGCAGCAGTGACAACGCCAAGTGCAACCAGCTCCAGGAACTCGACCTGAACACCGGCGAGAAGGGCTGGACGGCCGAGGTCGCCGACGGCGAACTCTTCGACTCCGCGCTCCAGATCGAGATGTCGATCACCGGTTCCACGCTGATGGTGGGCCGCTCGCAGTCCGGCACGGCCTACGACGTCACCTCCGGCAAGAAGATCTGGGACAAGAAGAAGTACGGCGACGCCTGCTTCCCGGCCGCCTTCGCGGGCGGCGAGAAGCTGATCGCGGTCTCGTCCTGCGGCGCCGGCGGCAACAACGAGCACGACGAGCTCCAGGAGCTCGACCCGAAGACCGGCAAGGTCAAGTGGACCTGGAAGCCCGACAAGGGCTGGCGGGTCGGCCGGGTCTACTCCCTGAACCCGGTCGTGGTCTACAGCACCAACGAGGACAAGGACGCGTGGAACATCTCCACGCTCGGCTCCGGCGGCACGATCTCCTCGCAGGTCGACGTCGACGAGTCCTTCACCCCGGAGTGCGGCTGGGCCGTCCTCCAGCGTGACCTCCAGGGCTGCCAGGGCGTGGCCGCCGACGCCGGCACGCTCTACCTGCCCACCGAGGCCACCACCGGCGCCAACGAGATCGTCGCGATCAGCCTTGCCAACGGCAAGGAGAAGTGGCGCGTGAAGTCCCCGGTGGAGGAGACGATGCTGCCGCTGAAGGTCGAGGGCGGCAAGCTCATCGCCTACGTCAAGCCGTCCTGGGAGTCCGGCGGCCAGGTCGTGTCGATCCCGACCACGGGCAGCGGCCACACACCGGTCAAGCTCCTCCAGCACCCGGCGGGCACCGCCGACATCGAGGACAGCTTCTACTCCGGGACCTACGACTGGATCGACGGCCGCTTCTACCTGTCGACCACGCGGCTGTCCGGCAACGACGAGACGAAGGAGAAGCTGATGCTCGCCTTCGGCAAGTGA
- the galK gene encoding galactokinase: MGQQVRDGFVELYGTAPEGVWSAPGRVNLIGEHTDYNDGFVMPFALPHTAVAAVSKRTDGVLRLHSADVEGGVVELRLDDLVPGTDRRWTAYPAGVVWALREAGHPVTGADVHLASTVPAGAGLSSSAALEVVIALALNDLYELGLQRWQLARLCQRAENVYVGAPTGIMDQTASACCEQGHALFLDTRDLSQKQIPFDLAAEGMRLLVVDTRVKHSHSEGEYGKRRAGCERGAALLGVDALRDVPYDGLDAALQRLGDDEEAVRLVRHVVTEDERVERVVALLQAGETRAIGPVLVAGHASLRDDFRISCPELDLVVDTALAAGALGARMTGGGFGGSAIVLAEESDVDTITKAVVEAFAAADFTTPRVFEAVPAAGARRLS; encoded by the coding sequence GTGGGGCAGCAGGTGCGGGACGGTTTCGTCGAGCTCTACGGAACGGCGCCGGAGGGAGTCTGGTCGGCGCCCGGCCGCGTCAACCTCATCGGTGAGCACACCGACTACAACGACGGCTTCGTGATGCCCTTCGCGCTGCCGCACACGGCGGTCGCGGCCGTCTCCAAGCGCACGGACGGCGTCCTGCGCCTGCACTCGGCGGACGTCGAGGGCGGCGTGGTGGAACTGCGTCTGGACGACCTCGTGCCGGGGACCGACCGGAGGTGGACGGCGTACCCGGCCGGTGTCGTCTGGGCCCTGCGCGAGGCCGGGCACCCGGTCACCGGCGCGGACGTCCACCTCGCCTCGACGGTCCCGGCGGGCGCGGGCCTGTCCTCCTCGGCGGCCCTTGAGGTCGTCATCGCGCTGGCCCTGAACGACCTCTACGAACTCGGCCTCCAGCGCTGGCAGTTGGCCCGCCTGTGCCAGCGCGCCGAGAACGTCTACGTCGGTGCCCCCACCGGGATCATGGACCAGACCGCCTCCGCCTGCTGCGAGCAGGGCCACGCGCTCTTCCTCGACACCCGGGACCTCTCCCAGAAGCAGATCCCCTTCGACCTCGCCGCCGAGGGCATGCGCCTGCTGGTCGTCGACACCCGGGTCAAGCACTCCCACAGCGAGGGCGAGTACGGCAAGCGCCGCGCGGGCTGCGAGCGGGGAGCCGCGCTGCTGGGCGTGGACGCCCTCAGGGATGTGCCGTACGACGGACTCGACGCGGCGCTTCAGCGGCTCGGCGACGACGAGGAGGCGGTCCGCCTGGTCCGGCACGTCGTCACCGAGGACGAGCGGGTGGAGCGGGTCGTCGCCCTGCTTCAGGCGGGCGAGACGCGGGCGATCGGGCCGGTGCTGGTCGCGGGCCACGCCTCGCTGCGCGACGACTTCCGGATCTCCTGTCCCGAGCTGGACCTGGTCGTCGACACCGCCCTCGCGGCCGGTGCGCTCGGCGCCCGGATGACCGGCGGCGGCTTCGGCGGCTCGGCGATCGTGCTGGCCGAGGAGTCCGACGTGGACACCATCACCAAGGCCGTCGTGGAGGCGTTCGCCGCGGCGGACTTCACCACCCCGCGCGTCTTCGAGGCGGTGCCCGCCGCGGGCGCCCGCCGCCTCAGCTGA